In a genomic window of uncultured Flavobacterium sp.:
- a CDS encoding phosphatidylinositol-specific phospholipase C1-like protein, translating into MKQILFTLFLAGAIHNGVQAQNDTLKINQIQVIGSHNSYRQNIEPDLYNFIQAKDTSRSLKGLQYTHISLTEQLNKGLRNLEIDVQADSKGGKYAHPKGLDLVKSEAAYDPKGEMNKPGFKVFHMIDIDFRTSCYTLQIALAELKKWSDANPNHIPVFITLEPKDDDSFLGTKAEKFTPELFDALDKELRKGLGNKLITPDMVRGKYKTLEEAVLNNNWPTLKKAKGKFLFILDNNGAKRDMYALDHPSLEKRVAFICADPGKPEAAALLIGNSEDPRITDLVKKGYIIRTRADSDTKEARKNDYSHFEAAKKSGAQIITTDYYLPSTLFNSPYQIKYDDGTYVRVNPVTGEK; encoded by the coding sequence ATGAAACAAATTCTGTTTACACTATTTCTTGCGGGCGCAATCCACAACGGCGTACAAGCGCAAAATGACACACTAAAAATTAATCAAATACAAGTAATTGGATCACACAACAGTTACCGTCAGAATATTGAACCCGATTTATACAATTTCATTCAGGCAAAAGACACTTCTCGATCTCTGAAAGGTCTTCAATACACACATATTTCGCTTACAGAACAATTAAATAAAGGACTTAGAAATTTAGAAATTGATGTTCAGGCCGATAGTAAAGGCGGAAAATATGCACACCCAAAAGGATTAGATCTTGTAAAATCTGAAGCCGCTTATGATCCAAAAGGAGAAATGAATAAGCCAGGTTTTAAAGTTTTTCATATGATCGATATTGATTTCAGAACCTCTTGTTATACGCTACAAATCGCTTTGGCGGAATTAAAAAAATGGTCAGACGCAAATCCAAATCACATTCCTGTTTTTATTACGCTGGAACCAAAAGATGATGATAGTTTCTTGGGTACAAAAGCAGAAAAATTTACTCCGGAATTATTTGACGCTTTAGACAAAGAACTTCGAAAAGGATTAGGTAATAAATTAATCACGCCGGATATGGTTCGCGGAAAATACAAAACCCTCGAAGAAGCCGTTCTAAACAACAATTGGCCAACACTAAAAAAAGCAAAAGGTAAATTCTTGTTTATCCTCGACAATAACGGAGCAAAAAGAGATATGTATGCTTTAGATCATCCTTCGCTGGAAAAACGTGTCGCTTTTATTTGCGCAGATCCCGGAAAACCAGAAGCTGCAGCATTATTAATAGGCAATTCTGAAGATCCAAGAATCACAGATTTAGTCAAAAAAGGATATATAATCCGTACAAGAGCCGATTCAGATACTAAAGAAGCTCGCAAAAACGATTATTCACACTTTGAAGCAGCCAAAAAATCAGGCGCACAAATCATAACCACCGATTATTATTTGCCAAGTACACTTTTTAATTCTCCTTATCAAATAAAATACGATGATGGAACTTATGTGAGAGTGAATCCTGTTACAGGAGAAAAATAG
- a CDS encoding TonB-dependent receptor, with translation MYFKLSYLNLKRIFFLVLALLAIQNGYSKTNFLENSKVKNKTEKATLVSIFSKLSKQTDYKFSYGQAIIADNTVYTVDFSDDSVTLILSDLSKKANFNYNINGKLVLIQKTEAPKTISRKAIDRVKVKGKIVDENKVPIPGAYIKETSSSNSTTSNFDGEFEITVGEGKTIEVTYMGYKTKTVVAQTGFMTIQLEPNTAELSEVLVVGYGKQAKRDVTGAVTQLEAANFRQGVTVSPDNLLQGKVAGVRVVSTSGEPGAGVNVTIRGVGSIRSGSTPLFVVDGMPLSNDDVSPSGTNVGFGSSTAKNPLNFLNSSDIESITVLKDASASAIYGARGSNGVVLVTTKKGSKGEGTLTYDSYMGVSNVAHKLDVLNASEYRNAIKDKSFDHGGNTDWQDVIFRSAITTNNALSFAKQTESGNYYASVAQMDQQGIIRNSNFKRLSGRINAAESFLDNKRLKLKVNLTASQTVDDGVPTSDDGGSNGQLVIHTLMANPTRSVFDANGKYTNFNMNAHYNPAYLLSIYEDQTNTLRVLGNLEASFRIVNGLEYKLNVGVDRSTSERNTTIYPNITDISKIGKYVQNNLDSKNSLIEHYLTYNGTFGKHKVEALGGFSYQKFERSGTSFSIEGITEKGVGVKPEINPGFKGILPVLSGYAQENELQSYFGRLNYTFNERYLLTASMRADGSTRFGDNNKYGYFPSFALGWNISKESFLENVTAINNLKLRASWGQTGNQEVENKITKASYSLSGADGYYLYDDLNLVNGVSVVRTANPELKWEVVTQYNLGLDFNLWRDKLYGTLDYFNKTTTDAILNVTSPLLSPTPTVWTNLSNQGKIVNKGFEFMLGSKLVDTKDFTWNVDVNGATLNNKIEDLPISEILTGTISGPGQSGVNANIYKSGYAAGSFYLLQHIGFDSKGGNIFKDQNGDGKIDNSDRVIIEGALPTFYYGFNSDMRYKNFSFSFSIIGQTGGYLLNNTGLNALNINNLASDRNVSTNYYESGANPTNSPILSTLFLEKSDFIRLNTARIGYNFDLKGLNWLNGLTLYVTGNNLVTITHYSGFDPLINSPKPSQGNQSIGIDYAAYPTSRTFSFGATLKL, from the coding sequence ATGTATTTTAAACTTTCCTATTTAAATCTAAAGAGAATTTTCTTTTTAGTACTGGCATTACTGGCCATTCAAAATGGTTACAGTAAAACTAATTTCCTAGAGAATTCAAAAGTAAAAAATAAAACAGAAAAAGCTACACTTGTTTCTATTTTTTCAAAATTAAGCAAACAAACAGATTACAAATTCAGTTACGGTCAAGCAATTATCGCTGATAATACGGTGTATACTGTAGATTTTTCAGATGATTCTGTAACTTTAATTTTAAGTGATCTTTCTAAAAAAGCAAATTTTAACTATAATATTAATGGTAAATTAGTTTTAATTCAAAAAACAGAAGCGCCAAAAACTATCTCTCGCAAAGCAATTGACAGAGTTAAAGTTAAAGGAAAAATTGTTGATGAAAATAAAGTGCCAATTCCTGGTGCATATATCAAGGAAACAAGTTCTTCAAATTCAACAACTTCTAATTTTGATGGAGAATTTGAAATTACTGTTGGCGAAGGCAAAACGATCGAAGTTACCTATATGGGTTATAAAACCAAAACTGTTGTTGCACAAACTGGTTTCATGACAATTCAATTGGAACCAAATACTGCTGAATTAAGCGAAGTTTTGGTTGTAGGTTATGGTAAACAAGCTAAAAGAGATGTTACCGGAGCTGTTACGCAACTTGAAGCGGCAAATTTTAGACAAGGAGTTACTGTTTCGCCTGATAATTTATTACAAGGAAAAGTAGCCGGAGTTCGTGTTGTAAGCACAAGTGGAGAACCGGGAGCTGGAGTAAACGTTACGATTCGTGGTGTTGGATCTATCAGAAGCGGAAGTACGCCTTTGTTCGTAGTTGATGGTATGCCGTTGTCTAATGATGATGTAAGTCCAAGCGGAACAAATGTTGGTTTTGGAAGTTCGACTGCAAAAAATCCATTAAACTTCTTGAATTCAAGTGATATCGAATCGATTACGGTTCTTAAAGATGCTTCTGCTTCTGCTATTTATGGAGCAAGAGGATCAAACGGAGTTGTTTTGGTTACAACCAAAAAAGGTTCTAAAGGTGAAGGAACATTAACGTATGACTCTTATATGGGAGTTTCTAATGTTGCTCACAAATTGGATGTTTTAAATGCAAGTGAATATAGAAATGCGATAAAAGATAAGTCTTTTGATCATGGTGGAAACACAGATTGGCAGGATGTAATTTTTAGATCTGCGATTACTACAAACAACGCTTTGTCTTTTGCAAAACAAACAGAATCTGGAAATTATTATGCGTCTGTTGCGCAAATGGATCAACAAGGAATTATTCGTAACAGTAATTTCAAACGTCTTTCTGGTAGAATTAATGCTGCTGAATCATTTTTGGATAACAAACGTTTAAAATTAAAAGTGAATCTTACAGCGAGTCAAACTGTAGATGACGGAGTTCCAACAAGTGATGACGGTGGTTCTAACGGACAATTGGTTATTCATACTTTGATGGCAAATCCAACAAGATCAGTTTTTGATGCAAACGGAAAATACACGAATTTTAATATGAATGCGCATTATAATCCTGCTTATTTATTAAGTATTTATGAGGATCAAACGAATACTTTGCGTGTTTTAGGAAATCTTGAAGCTTCTTTTAGAATCGTTAACGGATTAGAATATAAATTAAACGTTGGTGTAGATCGTTCAACTTCTGAAAGAAATACTACTATTTATCCAAACATAACTGATATAAGTAAAATTGGTAAATATGTTCAGAATAATCTTGATTCAAAAAACTCATTAATCGAGCATTATTTAACGTACAACGGAACATTTGGAAAACATAAAGTAGAAGCTTTAGGTGGTTTCTCTTATCAAAAATTCGAAAGATCAGGAACAAGTTTTAGTATTGAAGGTATTACTGAAAAAGGTGTTGGTGTAAAACCGGAAATCAACCCTGGATTCAAAGGAATATTGCCTGTACTTTCTGGATATGCTCAGGAAAATGAATTGCAGTCTTACTTTGGAAGGTTGAATTATACTTTCAACGAAAGATATCTTTTAACGGCTTCGATGAGAGCGGATGGTTCGACTCGTTTTGGAGATAATAACAAATACGGTTACTTTCCTTCATTTGCTTTGGGATGGAATATTTCTAAAGAAAGTTTCTTAGAAAATGTAACGGCTATCAACAACTTAAAATTAAGAGCAAGTTGGGGACAAACAGGAAATCAGGAAGTTGAAAATAAAATTACGAAAGCAAGTTATTCTTTATCTGGTGCTGACGGGTATTATTTATATGATGATTTAAATTTAGTAAACGGAGTTTCTGTAGTAAGAACAGCAAATCCTGAATTAAAATGGGAGGTTGTTACCCAATACAATCTAGGTTTAGATTTTAATTTATGGAGAGATAAATTGTACGGAACACTTGATTATTTCAACAAAACCACTACAGATGCAATCTTAAACGTTACTTCACCGCTATTAAGCCCAACACCAACAGTTTGGACAAATCTTAGTAATCAAGGTAAAATCGTGAACAAAGGTTTTGAGTTTATGTTAGGTTCAAAATTAGTTGATACTAAAGATTTTACTTGGAATGTAGATGTAAACGGAGCAACATTAAATAATAAAATTGAAGATTTACCAATTTCAGAAATCCTAACAGGAACTATTTCAGGACCTGGACAATCTGGCGTAAATGCTAATATTTATAAAAGTGGTTATGCTGCAGGATCTTTCTACTTGTTGCAACACATAGGTTTTGACAGTAAAGGCGGTAACATCTTTAAAGATCAAAACGGAGATGGTAAAATTGATAACAGCGACAGAGTTATTATCGAAGGAGCTTTACCAACTTTTTACTACGGATTTAATAGTGATATGAGATATAAAAACTTTAGTTTTTCATTCTCAATTATCGGACAAACTGGAGGTTATTTGTTGAACAATACAGGATTAAATGCCTTAAATATCAACAACCTTGCTTCTGACAGAAACGTTTCTACAAATTATTATGAGTCTGGTGCAAACCCAACAAACTCACCAATTTTGTCGACTCTTTTCTTAGAAAAGTCTGATTTTATCCGATTAAATACAGCGCGTATTGGTTATAATTTCGACTTAAAAGGACTGAACTGGTTAAACGGATTAACACTTTATGTAACAGGAAATAATCTGGTTACAATAACGCATTACTCAGGATTTGACCCATTAATTAACAGCCCGAAACCAAGCCAGGGAAACCAATCTATTGGTATTGATTATGCGGCTTATCCAACTTCGAGAACGTTCAGTTTCGGAGCAACTTTAAAATTATAA
- a CDS encoding metallophosphoesterase: MNLKIISIHKTYFILLFFLFFNSNISAQKQTKLDGVQIAFLSDVHLQDLFGTFSDNDYKGVLNTKTGKYTLMRTMASQLHSTRIFNENYFAFIAALEDIAKRKIKYVALPGDYTDDGQPIHVKGLEKILEQYKKKYNIEFFITTGNHDPVGPFAQESGKEDFLGAEGKSQPIYSKEGLYKPNLTIEQPVVVTADIAKMGYLGITDNLKDFGFYPNKKYKFWATPFSTYSSQNYSFEKASQAAQLSNRVYNVTPGYEVPDVSYVVEPIDGLWLMAIDGNVYIPKKNDGDPKDPKNYSEASTGYNNVLSNKKHLIKWVEEISAQAKLQGKTLIAFSHFPMIDFNDDASAEIKELLGPNKWQLNRVPVEEVAQVFADAGLKIHFGGHMHINDTGMRTTQKGNTLVNIQTPSLAAYIPAYKLLTIKKDNLVDIQTITIDAVPRYNELFDLYKMEYKFLESQQTKDIWNIDILKTKNYHDFTDFHLKELVRLRFLKDDWPEGFKNFILNVSAKDLFILANIQSVKDFDYNLEHKDDFQKQWIEAEGKTDLILSDKKIKREDLNWTGYDLLVDFYRFRSADELALADVGIARAKQYKVLSQLFFENHKDDASKDKPLQNQMRLFLIIFNKFMHEVPADHFSVDLKNGEVKSEK, from the coding sequence ATGAATTTAAAAATTATATCTATCCATAAAACCTATTTTATACTTCTGTTTTTTCTTTTTTTTAATTCCAATATTTCGGCACAAAAGCAAACCAAACTTGACGGTGTTCAGATTGCTTTTTTATCAGATGTGCATTTGCAGGATTTATTCGGAACATTTTCTGATAATGATTATAAAGGTGTTTTGAATACGAAAACGGGGAAATACACGTTAATGAGAACAATGGCGTCGCAGTTGCATTCGACCCGAATCTTCAATGAAAACTATTTTGCTTTTATTGCTGCTTTGGAAGATATCGCCAAGCGAAAAATAAAATATGTAGCACTTCCGGGCGATTATACAGATGACGGTCAGCCAATTCATGTAAAAGGTCTGGAAAAAATATTAGAACAATATAAAAAGAAATACAATATAGAATTTTTTATCACAACAGGAAATCACGATCCTGTTGGGCCTTTTGCACAAGAATCAGGCAAGGAAGATTTTCTTGGTGCAGAAGGAAAAAGTCAACCCATTTATAGCAAAGAAGGCCTTTATAAGCCAAACTTAACAATCGAACAGCCTGTAGTTGTAACCGCCGATATTGCTAAAATGGGTTATCTTGGAATTACGGATAATCTGAAAGATTTTGGTTTTTATCCAAATAAAAAATACAAATTCTGGGCAACTCCATTTTCTACTTATAGTTCTCAAAATTATAGTTTCGAAAAGGCTTCACAAGCCGCTCAATTGTCAAACCGAGTTTATAATGTTACGCCCGGTTATGAGGTTCCGGATGTGAGTTATGTCGTTGAACCTATCGACGGACTTTGGTTAATGGCAATCGATGGTAATGTTTATATTCCGAAGAAAAATGATGGAGATCCAAAAGATCCTAAAAATTATTCAGAGGCAAGTACGGGTTATAATAACGTGCTTTCGAATAAAAAACATCTTATAAAATGGGTCGAAGAAATTTCGGCGCAAGCCAAACTACAAGGCAAAACTTTGATCGCTTTTAGTCATTTTCCGATGATTGATTTTAATGATGACGCTTCCGCGGAAATAAAAGAATTATTGGGTCCAAATAAATGGCAGTTAAACCGAGTTCCTGTTGAAGAAGTGGCGCAGGTTTTTGCCGATGCAGGATTGAAAATTCATTTTGGCGGACATATGCATATCAATGATACGGGAATGCGCACGACACAAAAAGGAAATACTTTGGTAAATATTCAAACGCCTTCATTGGCAGCATATATTCCTGCGTATAAACTATTGACTATAAAAAAAGACAATCTTGTAGACATTCAAACGATTACAATTGATGCCGTTCCGAGATATAACGAACTTTTTGATTTGTATAAAATGGAATATAAATTCTTAGAAAGTCAACAAACAAAAGACATTTGGAATATTGATATTTTGAAAACCAAGAATTATCATGATTTCACCGATTTTCATTTGAAGGAATTAGTTCGTTTAAGATTTCTAAAAGATGATTGGCCAGAAGGATTTAAGAATTTTATTTTGAATGTTTCTGCAAAAGATTTATTCATTTTAGCGAATATTCAATCGGTTAAAGATTTTGATTATAATCTTGAGCATAAAGATGATTTTCAAAAACAATGGATTGAAGCCGAAGGAAAAACTGATTTAATTTTATCGGATAAGAAAATAAAACGGGAGGATTTAAACTGGACAGGTTATGATTTATTAGTGGATTTCTACCGTTTTAGAAGCGCTGATGAATTGGCTTTAGCCGATGTTGGAATCGCGAGAGCAAAACAATATAAAGTCTTATCTCAATTGTTTTTTGAAAATCATAAAGATGATGCTTCAAAAGATAAACCGTTGCAAAACCAAATGCGATTGTTCCTGATTATCTTCAATAAATTCATGCACGAAGTTCCTGCTGATCATTTTAGTGTTGATTTGAAGAACGGCGAAGTTAAAAGCGAAAAATAG
- a CDS encoding FecR family protein produces MIKRIKHSLEYLIDKSSRNKTSIAEENLLNDFAFTQYQLSKWNDASMGNSDEVSQEIYENIQLRIGKKKSFNPYLKYMAAASILFLVGLGFYFKSNIAVEKQLSFKTSDSPKSIELSDGSKIYLAANSLFQYPEKFEGDERKVSLLKGNAFFEVAKDKKHPFIISSGEIKTRVVGTSFHIQLSKSKCEVIVVTGKVNVSSKGQSVDLVPNEEALFESQKLTKQMADKSFLVNWYNTDVTLNQTTLKQVITILQYKYGVSFKYNNEQVLATPLTVFIKKDASLENVLEQINYITNLKFKVYDEIVKVD; encoded by the coding sequence ATGATAAAAAGAATCAAGCACAGTTTAGAATATCTTATAGATAAAAGTTCTCGAAATAAAACTTCTATAGCAGAAGAAAATTTATTAAATGATTTTGCTTTTACGCAATATCAACTTTCAAAATGGAATGATGCTTCGATGGGAAATTCAGATGAAGTTTCTCAGGAGATCTACGAAAATATTCAACTTAGAATAGGGAAGAAAAAAAGCTTTAATCCTTATTTAAAATATATGGCAGCTGCCAGTATTCTTTTTCTTGTTGGTTTGGGTTTTTACTTCAAATCAAATATTGCTGTCGAAAAGCAACTTTCATTTAAAACCTCAGATTCCCCCAAATCTATCGAATTAAGTGATGGCTCGAAAATTTATCTGGCAGCAAATTCATTATTTCAATATCCTGAAAAATTTGAAGGAGATGAAAGAAAAGTTTCGCTATTAAAAGGAAATGCATTTTTTGAAGTTGCCAAAGACAAAAAACATCCTTTTATCATTTCTTCGGGCGAAATAAAAACCAGAGTTGTCGGAACTTCATTTCACATTCAGTTATCAAAATCAAAATGTGAAGTAATTGTCGTTACCGGAAAAGTAAATGTTAGCTCAAAAGGACAAAGTGTTGACTTGGTTCCAAATGAAGAAGCTTTGTTTGAATCTCAGAAACTGACGAAACAAATGGCTGATAAATCATTTTTGGTTAATTGGTACAATACGGATGTGACATTAAATCAAACTACTCTTAAACAGGTTATTACCATTTTACAATATAAATACGGTGTTTCATTTAAATACAATAATGAACAAGTATTAGCAACGCCATTAACGGTGTTCATCAAGAAGGACGCATCATTAGAGAATGTTTTAGAACAAATTAATTATATCACAAACCTAAAATTCAAAGTTTATGACGAAATAGTAAAAGTGGATTAA
- a CDS encoding RICIN domain-containing protein, producing the protein MKNNYKFQFALLVFLAFSSFAIAQTSLGSSKVFMNHLKKELVVSTSKNAEKTVLLQVENSKNFNGKINYKESNASSEFLIGEIKNVPESSFYIKVKDQSLEGHIILKKTKEAYKYYSDAKGNAFVSKVDINTLVCIDYRNVPSNTKTTSKVTATQIAPALLNLQSLPGAAGCVLLDFDGYNMPAGNLWNNGNAINAAPSGMSDADVQQHWEVVSEDYRPFNLNVTTNEAVFNSYPRNRRMRVVVTPTNTAAPGAGGVAYIGSFNWDNDVPCWVFITSGKSGGDASAHEVGHTFDLGHDGRTNPVEGYFLGIDGTSWAPIMGAGYYRPVVQWSKGEYNYADNKQDDVASIASAKFGVGYRNDDYGNTTASAANLDYNASGTINQKNGIISSEADYDFFTFTTGGGNVSINANTVGRDGNLHLLIRLYNSVGAEMGTYWNSDPFALNASMNVNLPAGKYFIGVDGNGAGNVGYGGYSAYGSIGSYSVTGTIPPGGNINPSTDVITVYKDCNYTGFSGGLTIGDYNMARLNSLGVLNDDISSLRITQGFQAILYQDDNFTGASTVINSDNSCLNTTWNDKVTSIRILANGVTTLGNQTFFLQNRNSGLNMDVWSASLSNGANVAQGTPNSGNNQKYTFTHLGDGLYKIIVNHSGQSLDVNGFNTANGANVEQYPYNGTTNQQFVLVSTGDGFYKIVARHSGRIVEVAGASTANGANVQQWDNNNQTCGQWKLIATTTAQTSTLIQAEDYSAMSGIQVEATTDTGGGSNVGYTETGDWLAYNNINFPTTGSYLIEYRVASGVTGGKLSSDLNGGTILLGNVDIPNTGGWQNWQTVTQTVNVNAGTYNFGIYIQNTGMNINWIRITKIGAASTASPINPERADSVALNIYPNPVANILFITTDLTGGNISIIDSQTGTVVSGQKVYNNSIDVSGLNRGVYFIVLEKDGIKTIKRFIKK; encoded by the coding sequence ATGAAAAACAATTACAAGTTTCAGTTCGCTTTACTTGTCTTTTTAGCCTTTAGCAGTTTTGCAATTGCGCAGACTTCTTTAGGTTCGAGTAAAGTATTTATGAATCATCTAAAGAAAGAATTAGTTGTTTCAACCTCAAAAAATGCAGAAAAAACAGTTTTACTTCAGGTTGAAAATTCGAAAAACTTTAACGGAAAAATAAATTATAAAGAATCAAATGCGTCAAGCGAATTTCTGATTGGAGAAATCAAAAATGTTCCCGAATCTTCTTTTTACATAAAAGTAAAAGACCAATCGCTTGAAGGACATATTATTTTGAAGAAAACAAAAGAAGCTTATAAATATTATTCAGATGCGAAAGGAAACGCTTTTGTTTCTAAAGTAGACATCAATACTTTGGTTTGTATTGATTACAGAAATGTTCCTTCGAATACAAAAACTACAAGTAAAGTAACAGCGACTCAAATTGCTCCGGCTTTATTAAATCTACAAAGTTTACCGGGCGCGGCAGGTTGTGTTTTATTAGATTTTGACGGATATAATATGCCGGCAGGAAATCTTTGGAACAACGGAAATGCCATTAATGCTGCACCATCCGGAATGAGTGATGCCGATGTACAGCAACATTGGGAAGTAGTATCTGAAGATTACAGACCTTTTAATTTAAATGTTACGACGAACGAAGCCGTTTTTAATTCGTATCCAAGAAACAGAAGAATGCGTGTGGTGGTAACTCCAACCAATACAGCGGCTCCGGGAGCAGGAGGTGTAGCTTATATTGGTTCCTTCAATTGGGACAATGATGTACCTTGCTGGGTATTTATTACTTCGGGTAAATCAGGTGGAGATGCCTCTGCGCATGAAGTAGGACATACATTTGATCTTGGTCACGATGGGCGTACAAATCCTGTAGAAGGTTATTTTCTGGGAATTGACGGAACTTCATGGGCTCCAATTATGGGTGCAGGTTATTATAGACCTGTAGTTCAATGGAGTAAAGGTGAATACAATTATGCTGATAACAAACAAGATGATGTGGCTTCGATAGCAAGTGCAAAATTTGGCGTAGGATATCGAAATGACGACTACGGAAATACGACCGCTTCGGCAGCCAATTTAGATTATAATGCAAGCGGAACTATCAATCAAAAAAATGGTATCATTTCAAGTGAAGCCGATTATGATTTTTTTACGTTTACAACCGGAGGAGGAAATGTTTCGATTAATGCTAATACTGTTGGAAGAGACGGAAACCTTCACCTTTTAATTCGTTTGTATAATTCGGTTGGAGCCGAAATGGGAACGTATTGGAATTCAGATCCTTTTGCACTAAACGCTTCTATGAATGTAAATTTGCCAGCCGGTAAATATTTTATAGGCGTTGATGGAAACGGAGCGGGAAATGTTGGTTATGGCGGATATTCGGCTTATGGATCTATAGGAAGTTATTCGGTTACAGGAACAATTCCGCCAGGAGGAAATATCAATCCGTCGACAGATGTTATTACGGTTTATAAAGATTGTAATTATACCGGATTTTCGGGAGGTTTAACAATTGGTGATTATAATATGGCGCGTTTGAATTCTTTAGGAGTTTTAAACGATGATATTTCTTCGCTAAGAATTACTCAGGGTTTTCAGGCGATTTTGTATCAGGATGATAATTTTACAGGAGCTTCAACTGTAATTAATTCTGATAATTCTTGTTTGAATACAACTTGGAACGATAAAGTAACTTCTATTAGAATTTTGGCAAACGGAGTTACAACTTTAGGAAATCAAACTTTCTTTTTGCAAAACAGAAACAGCGGATTAAATATGGATGTTTGGAGTGCCAGTTTATCAAATGGTGCCAATGTAGCGCAGGGAACTCCAAATTCAGGAAACAATCAAAAGTATACATTTACACATTTGGGCGATGGTTTGTATAAAATCATAGTAAATCATAGCGGACAATCATTGGATGTAAATGGTTTTAATACAGCAAATGGCGCCAATGTTGAGCAATATCCGTATAATGGAACAACAAATCAGCAGTTTGTTTTAGTTTCTACAGGAGACGGATTTTACAAAATAGTTGCCAGACATAGTGGTAGAATTGTTGAGGTTGCCGGAGCAAGTACTGCAAATGGTGCCAATGTGCAGCAATGGGATAATAACAATCAGACTTGCGGACAATGGAAATTAATCGCAACAACTACTGCGCAAACTTCAACATTAATTCAGGCTGAGGATTATTCAGCAATGAGCGGAATCCAGGTTGAAGCAACGACAGATACTGGCGGCGGTTCGAATGTTGGTTATACAGAAACTGGAGATTGGTTGGCTTATAACAATATTAATTTTCCAACAACTGGTTCTTACTTAATTGAATATCGTGTGGCAAGTGGTGTAACAGGCGGTAAATTATCATCTGATTTAAATGGAGGAACAATTCTTTTAGGAAATGTTGATATTCCAAATACCGGAGGATGGCAAAATTGGCAAACCGTTACGCAAACCGTAAACGTAAATGCCGGAACTTACAATTTTGGAATCTACATTCAGAATACTGGAATGAATATCAACTGGATCAGGATTACAAAAATTGGAGCAGCATCTACAGCTTCACCAATTAATCCGGAAAGAGCAGATTCAGTTGCTTTGAATATTTATCCAAATCCGGTTGCAAACATACTTTTTATAACCACAGATTTAACTGGAGGAAATATAAGTATTATAGATTCTCAAACGGGAACTGTAGTTTCTGGACAGAAAGTCTATAATAATAGTATCGATGTTTCTGGGTTGAACAGAGGCGTTTATTTTATTGTTTTGGAGAAAGACGGAATCAAAACAATAAAACGTTTTATAAAGAAATAA
- a CDS encoding RNA polymerase sigma-70 factor, producing MKNPEIFEKTYTEYWKKLNAFSYTMTQDKDLAQNIVQDVFIDLWERKDDLNINAIEPYLFRAVKNQVFKHYQNNRFDKTILEDQFEDYIIDNFATIDPELMDLLYSLLDKLPEKRKEVLLMYKFQDMSIDQIADELGISKQTVKNQISSALKQLREGLKDLAWLAPFIILNQKF from the coding sequence ATGAAGAACCCTGAAATTTTTGAAAAAACGTATACTGAATACTGGAAAAAGCTGAATGCGTTTTCGTATACGATGACTCAGGATAAAGACTTGGCACAGAACATTGTTCAGGATGTTTTTATCGATTTATGGGAAAGAAAAGACGACTTGAATATAAATGCTATTGAACCATATTTGTTTAGAGCAGTAAAAAATCAGGTTTTCAAACATTATCAAAATAACCGCTTTGACAAGACGATTCTTGAAGATCAATTTGAAGATTACATTATAGATAATTTTGCGACGATCGATCCTGAATTAATGGATTTACTTTATTCCTTATTAGATAAACTTCCGGAGAAACGAAAGGAAGTTTTATTGATGTACAAATTTCAGGATATGTCTATTGATCAGATTGCTGATGAACTTGGAATTTCTAAACAAACGGTTAAAAATCAAATTTCTTCGGCGTTAAAACAATTGCGCGAAGGCTTAAAAGACCTTGCGTGGCTTGCTCCATTCATTATTTTGAATCAAAAGTTTTAA